Part of the Ralstonia pickettii DTP0602 genome, GATCCGGTCATCGGTGATTGGCTGCTGGCTCGGCATCACCCCGGGCGGCGCCACGGCGGCTTCGTTCATGGGCTATGGCGTGGCCAAGCGCATGGCAAAGGATCCCGATTCGTTCGGCAAGGGCAACGTCGAAGGCGTGGTGGCGCCCGAAACCGCCGCGCACGCCGCCGGCACCAGCGCGCTGCTGCCGATGCTGGCACTGGGCATCCCGGGCTCGGCTACCGCCGCGGTCCTGCTGGGCGGACTGATGATCTGGGGTCTGCAACCGGGCCCGCTGCTGTTCGCCGAGCAAGGGCCATTCGTCTGGGGCCTGATCGCCAGCATGTACCTGGGCAATATCGTCGGGCTGATCGTCGTGCTGTCCACGGTGCCGCTCTTTGCGGCGATCCTGCGCATTCCGTTCTCGATCATCGCGCCGCTGATCCTGGTGATCTGCGCGATCGGCGCCTATACGGTCAACGGTGCACTGTTCGACGTCTGGCTGATGCTGATTTTCGGCGTCGTGGGCTACATCCTGAAGAAGCTCGACTATCCGCTTGCGCCAATGGTGCTGGCCCTGGTCCTTGGCGACCGCGCGGAAGACGCGTTCCGCCAGACCATGCTGGTGTCGTCCGGCGAGATTGGCATCTTCTGGTCGAACGGCCTGGTGGGAACGATCATGAGCCTGGCGCTCTTCGTGCTCGTGTGGCCGCTGGTGAGCGACCTGCGCATGCGTGCGCGGGCCAGGCGGCCGGCTTGAGTCCTGGGGAGAGTCAGGCGACCTGACCGGTGAATGAGCTTGTGTTGCCCGCGCATGGATCGCATGCGCGGGCATTTTTTTCGGGCCATGCCGTCGATGTGGCAGCAAATGTCGCTTGCGCCAGTCGCGAACGCGCACCTACGATGTTTTGTGTCTCCCTGGCGCCAACGTGGGCAGGCCAGCGCTCGGCGCGCCGGGAGCGGCCATATCCGGAGAGGCGTGCATTATCATGAGAGCCCTTGAGTTGCGGCAGCTATGGTAAGCGGTACTGACAAAATGACTTTCTGAGTTGGCGCCAGCAGCTGATGCAGCAGCACGATCGCCGGGGGGCAGTTGCACTGCTGGGCGACGCTTTGGGCCAAAGGCCATTGGTGACGGTGCCGTTGCTTTTTGCGTTCCACCAGCATGGCGATTTCCCAGGCGGAGATCGCCGAAACGAGCTGGGGATATGAGCTACCGGGTCGGTGCCTATTTTCACACACGCGTTATTGTGGCCTGTCGCGCCGGCGGATCGCCAAGGCGACAGGTGTGAGTGTTGGCGCCGTGTCGCAATACGCGGGGTTGGTGGCCCAGGGCGAGGGCAAGGCCAAGCTGGAAGCCTAGGCTGTCACCGACTGGCTTGTGGCCTCCAGGTGCAGCACCACGCCACCAGCGGGGTGACGGTGGTGGACGGCGGCGCAAGGCCGGCGGTCCGGCGCAGACCGCGAAGGATGAATAGGACAATGAACAGGGGGGCGCCTGCCGCCGCTCTAAACCCGGATGACCGCAGTGACGACGACGGTAGCGATGACAGAAGGAAGTGAGCGGGCGAAGGCGATCCGCTGGATCCAGGCCCAGTTGGCCGAGTACGGGTTGACCATGGAGGAACTGGAGGCGGCGGGGTGCTTTGATCCGCCGCCGGGGAACGGCACCGATTGGGATAGCGGATTTCCCCCAAATCAGAAAATCCACCGAACATTGAAGGGATTCCGACCAGTGGTGCGACAGTCCTTCGGTAGAACGTGGTGGGGCGAGCAATGGCTCAATGCCCTGACACACATCGACTACGACAATCGTCTGCCGCGCGGGCGGACCTACGCGAACAAAGGGGCGGTCAAGGATCTTGTCGTCAGGGCCGGGACGATCCACGCCCAGGTACAGGGCTCCCGGCCACGTCCCTACCAGGTGACGATCACAGTGCCGCCGCTTTCCGCCAAGGATTCCGCACGGCTTCTGGACGCCATCGCCGCCGAGCCCACCGTGATCGCCCGGATGCTCAACCGGGAACTGGATCCGTCGGTGCTGGACCACGCGCGCAATCTTGGGATTTCCGTCTTCCCCGCCCGGTGGAAGGACCTCGATATGCAATGCTCCTGCCCCGATTGGGCCGTGCCTTGCAAGCACCTGGCTGCTGTGATTTACCTCCTGAGCCGGGAAATCGACGGCAATCCGTTCCTGGTGTTCTCGTTGCGAGGGGTTGACCTCGCGAAAGCCTTGAAATCGCGCGACATCCACCTGGAGCCGGCAGCTGGGGCTGTCCTGCCCACATTAACCGAACTGCTGCCGACAAACGCAGAGACACTGGCTGATGCGGGGGATCTTGCTGCGCTTGATCAGCTTGATCTGTCCGGGATTCCGGACCTGTCCGGTCCACTGCTGCACGTGCTGCCGGCCCAACCCACGTTCTTTCCCAACGGAGATTTTCGTGAGACATTGCGGCGTGTGCTGGCACGAGTGGGCAAGGCGGCGCGACAAGCAATGGATGCCGGCGCCGGCGACGCACAGAGTGTCACGTTCTCCGGTGATGATCGGCTGGCGATTGTACTGGACGCAAGATTGCACGCTTCGGTGTTCGGCACGAAGGACGTCACCACCATCGATGCGCTGGAAACGGCATTGAGCTAAAGTCGAAACTGGTGTACGGGCGGGGAATTTGAGGCGCGGAGTAGAGGGCGGTGGAGCTTTCCGCTGAGAATCTGATTGTCGAGATCGGAAACCAGCACAAGAAAGGTCCACCATGAGCAAGGATAAAGGGAAAGAAGCAGTCGGTCTATCGGAAATCGGGCTTGGGCTCGAGGAGCTGATCAGGCGCGGGGCTCGGCGGGTCATCCAGGAGGCGATTGAAGTGGAGCTGGCAGAGCTGCTTGAGCAGTTCAGTAATGTCAAGACGTTGAGCGGGCAGCGCGCCGTGGTTCGCAATGGCTACCTCCCGGAGCGCGAGGTGCTGACGGGGGCCGGCCCGATTGCCGTGAAGGTGCCCAAGGTGCGCGATCGGTCCGGGTCTGGCGTGAAGTTCAACTCGGCGATCGTGCCGCCGTATGTGAGGAAGTCGCCGCGGGTGAGTGCAGCGCTGCCCTGGCTGTATCTGAAGGGAGTATCGACAGGCGACATGAGCGAGGCGTTGTCGGTGCTGCTTGGTGAGGATGCCAAAGGGCTATCGGCCAACGTGGTGAGCCGATTGAAGGCGCAGTGGGCAGACGAGCATGCGAGCTGGAATCAGCGTGATCTGTCGGCGGCGCGCCATGTGTATTGGTGGGTGGACGGCATCCACACGGGTCTGCGTAGCGAGGGATCGGACGGGCAATGCCTGCTGGTCATCATCGGCGTTACGCCAGACGGCAGGAAGGAGCGCGTGGCGATCGGTGACGGCTATCGGGAATCGAAGGCATCGTGGGTGGAAGTACTGTTGGACCTGAAATCCCGCGGCCTGCAGGCTGGCCCGCTGGCGGCGGTCGGCGATGGCGCCATGGGATTCTGGGCTGCCCTGGAGGAGGTGTTCCCGGCCACGCGCGCCCAGCGTTGCTGGTTCCACAAGATGGGCAATGTCCTGAACGCCTTGCCCAAGTCCCAGCACGGCCGCGCCAAGGCAGATCTGCAGGCGATTTGGATGGCGGCCACCAGGGCAGATGCCTATGCTGCCTTCGATCGCTTTGCGACGATCTACGGCGCCAAGTACCCCAAGGCCACCGGCGTGCTCACCAAGGACCGAGACAGCCTGCTGACCTTCTACGACTTCCCGGCCGAGCACTGGCAGCACATCCGCACGACCAACGCGATTGAGTCGACCTTCGCGACCGTGCGTCACCGCACGACGCGCACGCGCAATTGCGTGTCACGAGCGACTTTCCTTGGCCTGGCCTTCAAGCTGATCGAGGAAGCCGAGAAAACATGGCGCCGCATCAAAGGTGCCGAACACATCGAACTGCTCTTGAAGGGCGTCCCCTTCAAGGACGGTGCCCCGGCGCAAGACAATCCGCCGGTTCAGCAGAAACTCGCCGCCTGACGACCGGCCACGATCAACCTTCATACACCAGATTTGACTTTATCTCCTCCTGCGCGCGGTCAGCATTGAGGGGACGGCTGGATGCCTGCTTAAGGCACCACTCGTCTTGGGTACTGCCCGCTTGCGAGGCCCTTGGTTTGCCCGCCTGTACGGCGGGCATTTTTTTCTGTGCCCCGGCCGGGCGCTTCGGCTAGCGCTGATTGCCGCCACACCGAGGCGCGAATCCCTGCCACCGGGGAAAGATGGCGCAATGCCCCGGAATGGCACCTCCTCAGGAGAGTTCATGAGCAATCGTAGAAGTCTTGCTCTTGCCGCGTGCACGGCATTGGTTCTGATCTCGGGTGCGGCCAATACGGCGCAGGCTCAGGCCTTGCTGAAGCCCATTGCCTATCCGCTGAGAGGACAGTCGGCCTACCAGCAGGCCAACGACGATGGGGCCTGCTATGGCTGGGCCCGGCGGGAGACCGGCGTCGATCCGGCCCGAATAGCGAGCACGCCAGCGCCGGTCATCCTGCCTGGCGGCGAGAGGATACGGGGCGCAGCGGGTGGGGCGGCTGCCGGGGCAGTGGTGGGTGCGATCGGCGGTGACGCGGGCAGGGGAGCTGCTGCGGGCGCGGCGGTCGGCACGGTCGCTGGTGGCGTCGCCCATCGCCAGCACCGCCGGCAGGCTGCAGCCATCAGCGCACAGGCGCAGGCCAGCAACGACTGGGCCATGACGTCGTACTGGCAAGCCTGGCGTGCCTGCATGGCGGGCCGCGGTTATTCAGTACAGTAAGGATCACGGAAGGTGGACTGGGCTGGCGTCAGCCGGTCCACCCCGGGAAGCAACACGTCGGAGGCGTCCTAGAGAACGGCGCAGGCTTCTGCACTGGCGGTAACGGCAAGATCTACCCGCGCATCATTGCGCAAGACTACGCAGAGGAAGTTGCCGATGGGTTCGCCAGCGTGAGGATCTTCCCGCCACAGGTGTGGCAGGGGTGCCGTCGAAGCATGTAGCTCGCCCCGTTCGGACGCGGCATGGGATTCCGTGCCGGCTATGGCATCGCTCCAGGTTATCGCGATGGGCCCCTCCGGCTTGGTGCCAAGGAAGCAGAAAGAAGGCGCCGACAGCGAGCGCCCCGACGCGGGTCCGGTCTCGCAAGGGCCGGCGCGTAATGCCAGCACGTCATGATCGGTCTGATTGACAGTGACGATCTTTGTCCACGGCCAGGGCTCCTGGAACGGACTCCACGTCTCAGTGGTAGGGATTGCGCATCCGGAGATGGCGCTTGCTGTGGCAATGGCAATGACACATGCAGAAATCGAGGAAACAGCATTCATTGGATAGTCAATTCAGGTGAACCTGATATTCACCTGGGAGGGCATATGACGGCGCACAGGGTAAGCCGGCCTCGCCGTGGCGGCTATCAAAGGAATTCGAAATACCGGGCCACGCTTGGGGCGCATCCATTCGACGCGCCCTCACTTTCTAATTTCTTTGATAGCCCCGCCTGCGCCACCGGCATAAGGTGTGCACATTCACGTAGATGTGACTGGCCGCGCCGGTTTGCGTCGACGGTATCTGATCCACTTCGAAGGAAACTACAGGAATGATCAAGCACTGCCTTTCGGCTGTCTCGATAGCGGGCGCGGGCGCGCGCGGTCGTGGGGTGCCCAACCTTGTCATGGCCCTGCTGATTGCCGGCGCCGCGCAATCGTACGCGCAGATCCTGCCCGCTCACGGGCAGCGAGACACCGTCGCGCAGCCGGAAGCCTGCTCAGGTACCGGCGCCGGCCTGCAATCTGCGGCCTGCCGTGCCGCCAGCAATCCCGACCAGAGCAAGTACAACCTCCTGTACGCGGACGATGTGCCAGCCGGCAAAAGCGAACCGTCTTCCGGGCCGGTTTCAGACAGCCCGTGCCGGAGCTGCCCGACGGATGCACAATCCGGCTGGCAAGCCGGGCGCATGCCGGACAGCGCCGCCAGCAGCAGCCGCAGCGAATCGGCGGGTACTACCGCGACCAGCACACTGTAGTTCTCAACGCAGCCGAGTACCTGGCAAGTCAAACACCGGGCCCTGGTGCCCGATCTCTCTATTTCCCCGATGAAACTGCGTCAATATCTGCTGGCGGGCCTTGGCCTGCTGGTAATGCATGAACCAGCGTTCGCCTCCTTCCTCAGCGGAAAGGCCCTGGAGAGCGCCGCCAATGCCATCTCCTGGGTGGTGATGATATTCGTGCCGCTTGCAGCCATCTACCTGTTCTGGATGCTGCATATCTGGCCGGATAAGGTCGCCCACCGGAAGCAGCATCCGCAAAGGGAAGCCATCCATGCGCTATGCCTGCTTTCGCTCTTCTTCGGCGGACTGCTGTGGCCGATGGCCTGGCTCTGGGCACACACCAAGCCGGTGTTCTACCGGGCGGCCTATGGCACCGACAAGCTGCCGGAAGATGAAGCGGCGCGAGGCGCGGGACATGCCCCCATCGGCCGTCCCGGGAACGTCGCGTCCCTGCGGGCGCCGGCACGCGGAGCCACGTCCGGCGCAGGGGAGCAGAGCTGAATGGATGCGCTGCTGCTTGCAATCTACGCGCTGGCCGTCTGGCTGGTCTTCTTCAAGTTCAAATGGCTACCATGGAACACGACTTCCATGGTCGTTGTGGTCACGATTCCGGTGGTCGCCCTGACGCTGCTGGTCCTGACGCTGAACGTGGTGGCGCCTTCGTCCCATGATGTCAGGGTGGTTGGCAAGGTCCTCCAGGTGGTGCCGCAAGTGCGGGGGCGTATTGTCGAGCTTCCGGCCGAGGGTAACCGGCACTACAGCAAGGGCGATGTCCTGCTGCGCATCGACCCGACGCCGTATCAGGCCTCAGTCAAACAACTCGAGGGCAGGTTGATGGCGGACGATGCCGGGTTGGCTGAAGCGCAGGCAGCGGCGCGCCAACTCAGCGAATCCGTGCGCGGTGCGGCCGGCAAGGTTGCCACGGTGCAAGCCAAGCTGTCGCTCGCCCGCCAGCGCCTCAAGGAACATGAGGCCCTGCTTGCAGCAGGGGCCGGTTCGAAGTTCGACCGGGAAGATGCCCTGGCCCGGCAGCACGAGCTGGAAGGCGAACTGGTCAGTGCGCAAGCTGTCGAGGACGAGGCGCGGCAGAAGCTGTCGGCCAGGAGCCAGGGGGAATTCGCCGCCATCGCCACGGCGCGTGCCAAGCGTGCGGAAACTGAAGTCATGCTCGACAACGCCCGATGGGAACTTGGCCAAACCGAGTACCGGGCGCCCGCAGACGGCAAGGTCGTGAACCTACAGGTGCGCGTGGGCACGATGCTGGTCCCGTTTCCCTTCTCACCGGCATTCAGCTTCGTGGAGGATGAGCAGGAGGTGGTCGCCTTCTACAAGCAGAACGAGCTTTACAACGTCAAGGCGGGGGACGTTGCCGAGATCTACCTGCCGACGCATCCAGGTGAAATCATCAAGGCAAAGGTGGATTCGATCGTCTGGGCACAATCGCAAGGCCAGTTCGCGCAGGGCGGAATGATCCCGAACACTGGTGCCACGGAAGCAGTGCCGAACCGATTCGCGGTCAAGCTGGACCTGCGCGACGAATCGAAGGGCCAGATGCTTCCGGTCGGGGCAGTCGGCGCGGGTGCCATCTACACCACGCACATGAAGATGTTCCATATCGTTCGGATGGTCTTCCTGCGCGTCAGTTCCAAGCTGAACTATCTGGTATTCAAGCTCCACTAAAGGCAAGCCTGTGTCGTCATCTCTCAACAAGACCATTCCGGTACTGCTGGCGCTGCCGCTCGCCATGCTCTTTGGCTGCGCCCTGCAGGCGCCGCCGGATAGCGCCAGCCTTCGAGGCCAGGCCGTCCCGGCGCTTGAAGGGCAGCGCACCTGGGCAAACGCGGCCGAAGCAGGCGAGTCCGCGGGCGACTGGCTTGCAAGCTTTGACGATGCCGAGTTGCAGCGGCTGGCCCGGGAAGCGATCGCGCACAACGGCGATCTCAGGCTGGCAGCGGTGCGCGTCGAGCAGGCGCAGGCACTCGTTACCATGCAAAGCAGCGGCCTGTTACCGAGCGCGGGCGTGAAGGGCAGGGCCGGCCATTCGGAAACCCAGTTCCTCTCGATT contains:
- a CDS encoding transposase (K07493: K07493; putative transposase): MSKDKGKEAVGLSEIGLGLEELIRRGARRVIQEAIEVELAELLEQFSNVKTLSGQRAVVRNGYLPEREVLTGAGPIAVKVPKVRDRSGSGVKFNSAIVPPYVRKSPRVSAALPWLYLKGVSTGDMSEALSVLLGEDAKGLSANVVSRLKAQWADEHASWNQRDLSAARHVYWWVDGIHTGLRSEGSDGQCLLVIIGVTPDGRKERVAIGDGYRESKASWVEVLLDLKSRGLQAGPLAAVGDGAMGFWAALEEVFPATRAQRCWFHKMGNVLNALPKSQHGRAKADLQAIWMAATRADAYAAFDRFATIYGAKYPKATGVLTKDRDSLLTFYDFPAEHWQHIRTTNAIESTFATVRHRTTRTRNCVSRATFLGLAFKLIEEAEKTWRRIKGAEHIELLLKGVPFKDGAPAQDNPPVQQKLAA
- a CDS encoding multidrug transporter, whose product is MDALLLAIYALAVWLVFFKFKWLPWNTTSMVVVVTIPVVALTLLVLTLNVVAPSSHDVRVVGKVLQVVPQVRGRIVELPAEGNRHYSKGDVLLRIDPTPYQASVKQLEGRLMADDAGLAEAQAAARQLSESVRGAAGKVATVQAKLSLARQRLKEHEALLAAGAGSKFDREDALARQHELEGELVSAQAVEDEARQKLSARSQGEFAAIATARAKRAETEVMLDNARWELGQTEYRAPADGKVVNLQVRVGTMLVPFPFSPAFSFVEDEQEVVAFYKQNELYNVKAGDVAEIYLPTHPGEIIKAKVDSIVWAQSQGQFAQGGMIPNTGATEAVPNRFAVKLDLRDESKGQMLPVGAVGAGAIYTTHMKMFHIVRMVFLRVSSKLNYLVFKLH